The Armatimonadota bacterium genome segment GTTCGAGGCGCTGACCGGCGAAGCCGAACCCAAAGAGGCCATAGTCGCCACCGCCATCGAAAACCTCTTCCTATCCCCCGCCAGCATCGACCTGGCCGGATTTGACGTGATCATGGCAAACCAACCCGAAAGAGAACTTCGCCTAAGATCCTTCGTCAACGCCGTAAAACCCGAATACGACTGGATCGTCATCGACGCGCCGCCCTCCCTAAGCCTGATGACCATCAATGCGATGGCGGCCTGCAATGGCCTGATCGTACCTATTCAGTGCGAATATTATGCACTGGAAGGCCTGGCCAGCCTGATTCGAACCGTAGACCTCGTTGCCCGGTCGATCAACCCCAACCTATCGATCTGGAAGGCGCTCCTAACCATGCGAGACCCGCGCACCAAGCTTGCCCAACACGTCGAATCGGAGATTCGAGCCTATTTGGGACAGAAAGTGTCCGAAATAGCAATCCCGCGCAACATAAAAGCAAGCGAATCGCCTAGTTTTGGCCAACCATTGGTCGTATTTGCCCCAAAATCGCCCGCAGCACGAGCCTATGTCCAATTTTCAAAGGAGGTCGCAGAACTTGGAACGTCGAGGATTGGGTAAGGGACTTTCAGAACTCTTAGGAACCAGCGCCGCAGACCAGGGCGTCCGACAGATCCCGCTCGACCAAATCGCCGCAAACCCCTTGCAACCGCGACAATCCTTCGATGGCGAATCGCTTCAAGAAATGGCCGAAAGCATTCGATCTGTCGGCATACTGCAACCAATCATTGTTCGACAAATCGCCGACGACCGTTTCGAGCTCATCGCGGGCGAACGCCGCATGCGCGCGGCCAAAATTGCAGGACAAACCACCGTGCCGGCCATTGTGCGCCAATCCGACGGCGACGATTCTCTCGCGCTCGCCCTCATCGAAAACGTCCAGCGAGAAGACATCAACCCGATGGAAGAGTCTCGAGCTTACTATCAGCTCATCCGTCGCCACGGCATGACCCAAGAGCAAATCGCGGTCAAAGTCGGCAAAAAACGATCGACCGTTGCCAACAAACTTCGCCTGATGAACTTGACGGAAAACGCTCAAGCAGCGCTGATAGAGGGCAAAATCACCGAGAGCCACGCTAAGTTTCTGCTCTCGC includes the following:
- a CDS encoding ParB/RepB/Spo0J family partition protein — translated: MERRGLGKGLSELLGTSAADQGVRQIPLDQIAANPLQPRQSFDGESLQEMAESIRSVGILQPIIVRQIADDRFELIAGERRMRAAKIAGQTTVPAIVRQSDGDDSLALALIENVQREDINPMEESRAYYQLIRRHGMTQEQIAVKVGKKRSTVANKLRLMNLTENAQAALIEGKITESHAKFLLSLEPERQDPALQMIIEKDLSVSAATEQFGQKPKPRMAVSMSSRYTEALPPAPVETPLERELSLALGYKTRIHSSPGGINRLTIEFYSDEDLDRLVSLLAPDGLANL
- a CDS encoding ParA family protein, with translation MAHIVAVVNQKGGVGKTTTAVNLAAGLAALGYKTLLIDADAQANATSGVGAKKEGATLFEALTGEAEPKEAIVATAIENLFLSPASIDLAGFDVIMANQPERELRLRSFVNAVKPEYDWIVIDAPPSLSLMTINAMAACNGLIVPIQCEYYALEGLASLIRTVDLVARSINPNLSIWKALLTMRDPRTKLAQHVESEIRAYLGQKVSEIAIPRNIKASESPSFGQPLVVFAPKSPAARAYVQFSKEVAELGTSRIG